The following coding sequences lie in one Danio rerio strain Tuebingen ecotype United States chromosome 25, GRCz12tu, whole genome shotgun sequence genomic window:
- the LOC110438404 gene encoding uncharacterized protein isoform X1 — MADRIPQSDKRSSTVNSDLMTLAICFASQTENNMSTVFFTRENLITPVFVNNYHQSDSMASPTTPTMSRSPTENPEKRRKGKRVSAFFKRAWKAAKRPFLSCDRSRVVPFEPQSDVNDFEHLPVPGPSRTVTAHADLEPVLLPGQVCEEPQPLSVPGPSRIKQTAEVPNADPARPESSTALTGHVDTEQMRPPVQVCDSLESLAVPGTSRIKPTTIADHVDPEQMRPPVQVCEDPQPLSVPGPSRIKQTAEVPKADPARPESSTALTGHVDTEQMRPPVQVCDSLESLAVPGTSRIKPTTIADHVDPEQMRPPVQVCEDPQPLSVPGPSRIKQTAEVPKADPARPESSTALTGHVDTEQMRPPVQVCDSLESLAVPGPSRIKPTTIADHVDPEQMRPPVQVCEEPQPLSVPGPSRIKQTADSAQPESSTALNGHVDTELVCLPGQVCEDPQPISVHGPSNTKKMTGADSACPESPPSVQDPSKIDGTDEKPKKGRKWKRVSAFFKRVWKAAKRPFLCCDTDVVQRFTPQPEPELESDPDLDSECLPGQGGFDLSQFEVGDLIGKGAFGEVYVASHKRRKRVKVALKCMMKSQEDRYLDVDGHSTPVLAEVAMMLRLMNAPRCPNIIRLHDWVELEDNFVLILEYAESCQTLLQYIKDTGDIEENQARRLMRQLIRAVMFCTERGVFHGDIHTANILVTLPRLELKLIDFGCAQPITHKPFNKSDYRGAGHGMPPEALRGRVFHANPAYVWTIGIMLYEIMHGRLAFCNRQSLMFGSIQINPRLSTACVDLISQCLIRNPVQRLQLHQVEEHCWFNSTTPNPVKQFFKRRKH; from the exons ATGGCCGACAGAATTCCTCAGAGTGACAAACGATCGAGTAcagtgaacagtgatttaatgactTTAGCGATTTGTTTTGCATCTCAAACAGAAAATAATATGTCAACTGTGTTTTTTACTCGAGAAAATTTGATCACGCCTGTATTTGTCAACAACTATCATCAGAGTGACTCGATGGCTTCTCCTACAACTCCTACCATGTCGAGAAGCCCAACAG AAAACCCAGAGAAACGGAGGAAAGGGAAAAGAGTctctgctttctttaagagagCATGGAAGGCTGCAAAGCGCCCTTTCCTTAGCTGTGACCGGAGCAGAGTGGTTCCCTTTGAACCACAGTCGGATGTCAATGATTTCGAGCATCTGCCTGTTCCAGGTCCCTCCAGGACCGTCACAGCACATGCAGACCTTGAGCCGGTGTTGCTGCCAGGCCAGGTCTGTGAAGAACCtcagccgttgagtgttccgggcccctcCAGAATCAAGCAAACAGCAGAAGTGCCAAATGCAGATCCGGCCCGTCCTGAGTCCTCAACGGCCCTCACAGGTCATGTTGACACTGAgcagatgcgtccgccagtccaggtctgTGACAGTCTTGAGTCGTTGGCTGTTCCTGGAACATCCAGGATCAAGCCAACGACCATCGCAGATCATGTTGACCCTGAgcagatgcgtccgccagtccaggtctgtgaagatcctcagccgttgagtgttccgggcccATCCAGGATCAAGCAAACAGCAGAAGTGCCAAAGGCAGATCCGGCCCGTCCTGAGTCCTCAACGGCCCTCACAGGTCATGTTGACACTGAgcagatgcgtccgccagtccaggtctgTGACAGTCTTGAGTCGTTGGCTGTTCCTGGAACATCCAGGATCAAGCCAACGACCATCGCAGATCATGTTGACCCTGAgcagatgcgtccgccagtccaggtctgtgaagatcctcagccgttgagtgttccgggcccATCCAGGATCAAGCAAACAGCAGAAGTGCCAAAGGCAGATCCGGCCCGTCCTGAGTCCTCAACGGCCCTCACAGGTCATGTTGACACTGAgcagatgcgtccgccagtccaggtctgCGACAGTCTCGAGTCGTTGGCTGTTCCAGGACCTTCCAGGATCAAGCCAACGACCATCGCAGATCATGTTGACCCTGAgcagatgcgtccgccagtccaggtctgtgaagaacctcagccgttgagtgttccgggcccctcCAGGATCAAGCAAACAGCAGATTCGGCCCAACCTGAGTCCTCAACGGCCCTCAACGGTCATGTTGACACTGAGCTGGTGTGTCTGCCAGGCCAGGTCTGTGAAGATCCTCAGCCAATCAGTGTCCATGGCCCCTCCAATACTAAGAAAATGACGGGTGCAGATTCGGCCTGTCCTGAGTCGCCTCCGTCTGTTCAAGACCCCTCTAAAATTGATGGGACTGATG aaaaaccCAAGAAAGGAAGGAAATGGAAAAGAGTCTCTGCTTTCTTCAAGAGAGTATGGAAGGCTGCGAAGCGTCCTTTCCTGTGCTGTGACACAGATGTAGTCCAGCGTTTTACGCCACAGCCTGAGCCCGAGCTCGAGTCAGACCCAGACCTTGACTCAGAATGTCTGCCAGGCCAGGGTG GATTTGATCTGTCCCAGTTTGAAGTCGGAGACCTGATTGGAAAAGGAGCCTTTGGCGAGGTGTATGTGGCATCTCACAAACGCAGGAAAAGAGTAAAG GTTGCCCTGAAGTGTATGATGAAGAGTCAAGAGGACCGTTATCTGGACGTT GATGGTCATTCCACACCTGTGCTTGCGGAAGTGGCAATGATGCTTAGGTTGATGAATGCACCGCGATGTCCAAACATCATCAGATTACACGACTGGGTTGAGCTTGAGGACAACTTTGTTCTCATTCTGGAGTACGCAGAGTCATGCCAGACCTTGCTTCAGTACATCAAAGATACAGGGGACATTGAAGAAAACCAAGCACGCCGGTTAATGCGTCAGTTGATCCGAGCCGTAATGTTCTGCACCGAGCGTGGAGTTTTCCACGGTGATATACACACGGCGAACATCCTGGTGACTCTACCCCGATTAGAGCTCAAATTGATCGACTTCGGTTGTGCTCAGCCAATTACCCACAAGCCTTTCAATAAAAGTGACTATCGAG GAGCTGGACACGGCATGCCACCTGAGGCTTTGAGGGGTCGTGTATTCCATGCTAACCCGGCATACGTCTGGACAATAGGCATCATGCTGTATGAAATAATGCATGGACGACTGGCCTTTTGTAACAGACAGTCATTAATGTTTGGCTCCATTCAGATAAACCCCAGATTATCCACAG CATGCGTGGACCTGATTTCCCAGTGTTTGATCCGTAATCCAGTTCAACGGCTACAGTTACATCAGGTTGAAGAGCACTGCTGGTTCAATTCAACGACCCCAAATCCTGTGAAGCAGTTCTTCAAGAGAAG AAAACACTAA
- the LOC110438404 gene encoding serine/threonine-protein kinase pim-2-like isoform X5, with protein MQIRPVLSPQRPSQVMLTLSRCVRQSRSVTVLSRWLFLEHPGSSQRPSQIMLTLSRCVRQSRSVCEEPQPLSVPGPSRIKQTADSAQPESSTALNGHVDTELVCLPGQVCEDPQPISVHGPSNTKKMTGADSACPESPPSVQDPSKIDGTDEKPKKGRKWKRVSAFFKRVWKAAKRPFLCCDTDVVQRFTPQPEPELESDPDLDSECLPGQGGFDLSQFEVGDLIGKGAFGEVYVASHKRRKRVKVALKCMMKSQEDRYLDVDGHSTPVLAEVAMMLRLMNAPRCPNIIRLHDWVELEDNFVLILEYAESCQTLLQYIKDTGDIEENQARRLMRQLIRAVMFCTERGVFHGDIHTANILVTLPRLELKLIDFGCAQPITHKPFNKSDYRGAGHGMPPEALRGRVFHANPAYVWTIGIMLYEIMHGRLAFCNRQSLMFGSIQINPRLSTACVDLISQCLIRNPVQRLQLHQVEEHCWFNSTTPNPVKQFFKRRKH; from the exons ATGCAGATCCGGCCCGTCCTGAGTCCTCAACGGCCCTCACAGGTCATGTTGACACTGAgcagatgcgtccgccagtccaggtctgTGACAGTCTTGAGTCGTTGGCTGTTCCTGGAACATCCAGGATCAAGCCAACGACCATCGCAGATCATGTTGACCCTGAgcagatgcgtccgccagtccaggtct gtctgtgaagaacctcagccgttgagtgttccgggcccctcCAGGATCAAGCAAACAGCAGATTCGGCCCAACCTGAGTCCTCAACGGCCCTCAACGGTCATGTTGACACTGAGCTGGTGTGTCTGCCAGGCCAGGTCTGTGAAGATCCTCAGCCAATCAGTGTCCATGGCCCCTCCAATACTAAGAAAATGACGGGTGCAGATTCGGCCTGTCCTGAGTCGCCTCCGTCTGTTCAAGACCCCTCTAAAATTGATGGGACTGATG aaaaaccCAAGAAAGGAAGGAAATGGAAAAGAGTCTCTGCTTTCTTCAAGAGAGTATGGAAGGCTGCGAAGCGTCCTTTCCTGTGCTGTGACACAGATGTAGTCCAGCGTTTTACGCCACAGCCTGAGCCCGAGCTCGAGTCAGACCCAGACCTTGACTCAGAATGTCTGCCAGGCCAGGGTG GATTTGATCTGTCCCAGTTTGAAGTCGGAGACCTGATTGGAAAAGGAGCCTTTGGCGAGGTGTATGTGGCATCTCACAAACGCAGGAAAAGAGTAAAG GTTGCCCTGAAGTGTATGATGAAGAGTCAAGAGGACCGTTATCTGGACGTT GATGGTCATTCCACACCTGTGCTTGCGGAAGTGGCAATGATGCTTAGGTTGATGAATGCACCGCGATGTCCAAACATCATCAGATTACACGACTGGGTTGAGCTTGAGGACAACTTTGTTCTCATTCTGGAGTACGCAGAGTCATGCCAGACCTTGCTTCAGTACATCAAAGATACAGGGGACATTGAAGAAAACCAAGCACGCCGGTTAATGCGTCAGTTGATCCGAGCCGTAATGTTCTGCACCGAGCGTGGAGTTTTCCACGGTGATATACACACGGCGAACATCCTGGTGACTCTACCCCGATTAGAGCTCAAATTGATCGACTTCGGTTGTGCTCAGCCAATTACCCACAAGCCTTTCAATAAAAGTGACTATCGAG GAGCTGGACACGGCATGCCACCTGAGGCTTTGAGGGGTCGTGTATTCCATGCTAACCCGGCATACGTCTGGACAATAGGCATCATGCTGTATGAAATAATGCATGGACGACTGGCCTTTTGTAACAGACAGTCATTAATGTTTGGCTCCATTCAGATAAACCCCAGATTATCCACAG CATGCGTGGACCTGATTTCCCAGTGTTTGATCCGTAATCCAGTTCAACGGCTACAGTTACATCAGGTTGAAGAGCACTGCTGGTTCAATTCAACGACCCCAAATCCTGTGAAGCAGTTCTTCAAGAGAAG AAAACACTAA
- the LOC110438404 gene encoding uncharacterized protein isoform X2 — protein MADRIPQSDKRSSTVNSDLMTLAICFASQTENNMSTVFFTRENLITPVFVNNYHQSDSMASPTTPTMSRSPTENPEKRRKGKRVSAFFKRAWKAAKRPFLSCDRSRVVPFEPQSDVNDFEHLPVPGPSRTVTAHADLEPVLLPGQVCEEPQPLSVPGPSRIKQTAEVPNADPARPESSTALTGHVDTEQMRPPVQVCDSLESLAVPGTSRIKPTTIADHVDPEQMRPPVQVCEDPQPLSVPGPSRIKQTAEVPKADPARPESSTALTGHVDTEQMRPPVQVCDSLESLAVPGPSRIKPTTIADHVDPEQMRPPVQVCEEPQPLSVPGPSRIKQTADSAQPESSTALNGHVDTELVCLPGQVCEDPQPISVHGPSNTKKMTGADSACPESPPSVQDPSKIDGTDEKPKKGRKWKRVSAFFKRVWKAAKRPFLCCDTDVVQRFTPQPEPELESDPDLDSECLPGQGGFDLSQFEVGDLIGKGAFGEVYVASHKRRKRVKVALKCMMKSQEDRYLDVDGHSTPVLAEVAMMLRLMNAPRCPNIIRLHDWVELEDNFVLILEYAESCQTLLQYIKDTGDIEENQARRLMRQLIRAVMFCTERGVFHGDIHTANILVTLPRLELKLIDFGCAQPITHKPFNKSDYRGAGHGMPPEALRGRVFHANPAYVWTIGIMLYEIMHGRLAFCNRQSLMFGSIQINPRLSTACVDLISQCLIRNPVQRLQLHQVEEHCWFNSTTPNPVKQFFKRRKH, from the exons ATGGCCGACAGAATTCCTCAGAGTGACAAACGATCGAGTAcagtgaacagtgatttaatgactTTAGCGATTTGTTTTGCATCTCAAACAGAAAATAATATGTCAACTGTGTTTTTTACTCGAGAAAATTTGATCACGCCTGTATTTGTCAACAACTATCATCAGAGTGACTCGATGGCTTCTCCTACAACTCCTACCATGTCGAGAAGCCCAACAG AAAACCCAGAGAAACGGAGGAAAGGGAAAAGAGTctctgctttctttaagagagCATGGAAGGCTGCAAAGCGCCCTTTCCTTAGCTGTGACCGGAGCAGAGTGGTTCCCTTTGAACCACAGTCGGATGTCAATGATTTCGAGCATCTGCCTGTTCCAGGTCCCTCCAGGACCGTCACAGCACATGCAGACCTTGAGCCGGTGTTGCTGCCAGGCCAGGTCTGTGAAGAACCtcagccgttgagtgttccgggcccctcCAGAATCAAGCAAACAGCAGAAGTGCCAAATGCAGATCCGGCCCGTCCTGAGTCCTCAACGGCCCTCACAGGTCATGTTGACACTGAgcagatgcgtccgccagtccaggtctgTGACAGTCTTGAGTCGTTGGCTGTTCCTGGAACATCCAGGATCAAGCCAACGACCATCGCAGATCATGTTGACCCTGAgcagatgcgtccgccagtccaggtctgtgaagatcctcagccgttgagtgttccgggcccATCCAGGATCAAGCAAACAGCAGAAGTGCCAAAGGCAGATCCGGCCCGTCCTGAGTCCTCAACGGCCCTCACAGGTCATGTTGACACTGAgcagatgcgtccgccagtccag gtctgCGACAGTCTCGAGTCGTTGGCTGTTCCAGGACCTTCCAGGATCAAGCCAACGACCATCGCAGATCATGTTGACCCTGAgcagatgcgtccgccagtccaggtctgtgaagaacctcagccgttgagtgttccgggcccctcCAGGATCAAGCAAACAGCAGATTCGGCCCAACCTGAGTCCTCAACGGCCCTCAACGGTCATGTTGACACTGAGCTGGTGTGTCTGCCAGGCCAGGTCTGTGAAGATCCTCAGCCAATCAGTGTCCATGGCCCCTCCAATACTAAGAAAATGACGGGTGCAGATTCGGCCTGTCCTGAGTCGCCTCCGTCTGTTCAAGACCCCTCTAAAATTGATGGGACTGATG aaaaaccCAAGAAAGGAAGGAAATGGAAAAGAGTCTCTGCTTTCTTCAAGAGAGTATGGAAGGCTGCGAAGCGTCCTTTCCTGTGCTGTGACACAGATGTAGTCCAGCGTTTTACGCCACAGCCTGAGCCCGAGCTCGAGTCAGACCCAGACCTTGACTCAGAATGTCTGCCAGGCCAGGGTG GATTTGATCTGTCCCAGTTTGAAGTCGGAGACCTGATTGGAAAAGGAGCCTTTGGCGAGGTGTATGTGGCATCTCACAAACGCAGGAAAAGAGTAAAG GTTGCCCTGAAGTGTATGATGAAGAGTCAAGAGGACCGTTATCTGGACGTT GATGGTCATTCCACACCTGTGCTTGCGGAAGTGGCAATGATGCTTAGGTTGATGAATGCACCGCGATGTCCAAACATCATCAGATTACACGACTGGGTTGAGCTTGAGGACAACTTTGTTCTCATTCTGGAGTACGCAGAGTCATGCCAGACCTTGCTTCAGTACATCAAAGATACAGGGGACATTGAAGAAAACCAAGCACGCCGGTTAATGCGTCAGTTGATCCGAGCCGTAATGTTCTGCACCGAGCGTGGAGTTTTCCACGGTGATATACACACGGCGAACATCCTGGTGACTCTACCCCGATTAGAGCTCAAATTGATCGACTTCGGTTGTGCTCAGCCAATTACCCACAAGCCTTTCAATAAAAGTGACTATCGAG GAGCTGGACACGGCATGCCACCTGAGGCTTTGAGGGGTCGTGTATTCCATGCTAACCCGGCATACGTCTGGACAATAGGCATCATGCTGTATGAAATAATGCATGGACGACTGGCCTTTTGTAACAGACAGTCATTAATGTTTGGCTCCATTCAGATAAACCCCAGATTATCCACAG CATGCGTGGACCTGATTTCCCAGTGTTTGATCCGTAATCCAGTTCAACGGCTACAGTTACATCAGGTTGAAGAGCACTGCTGGTTCAATTCAACGACCCCAAATCCTGTGAAGCAGTTCTTCAAGAGAAG AAAACACTAA
- the LOC110438404 gene encoding uncharacterized protein isoform X4, which yields MADRIPQSDKRSSTVNSDLMTLAICFASQTENNMSTVFFTRENLITPVFVNNYHQSDSMASPTTPTMSRSPTENPEKRRKGKRVSAFFKRAWKAAKRPFLSCDRSRVVPFEPQSDVNDFEHLPVPGPSRTVTAHADLEPVLLPGQVCEEPQPLSVPGPSRIKQTAEVPNADPARPESSTALTGHVDTEQMRPPVQVCDSLESLAVPGTSRIKPTTIADHVDPEQMRPPVQVCEEPQPLSVPGPSRIKQTADSAQPESSTALNGHVDTELVCLPGQVCEDPQPISVHGPSNTKKMTGADSACPESPPSVQDPSKIDGTDEKPKKGRKWKRVSAFFKRVWKAAKRPFLCCDTDVVQRFTPQPEPELESDPDLDSECLPGQGGFDLSQFEVGDLIGKGAFGEVYVASHKRRKRVKVALKCMMKSQEDRYLDVDGHSTPVLAEVAMMLRLMNAPRCPNIIRLHDWVELEDNFVLILEYAESCQTLLQYIKDTGDIEENQARRLMRQLIRAVMFCTERGVFHGDIHTANILVTLPRLELKLIDFGCAQPITHKPFNKSDYRGAGHGMPPEALRGRVFHANPAYVWTIGIMLYEIMHGRLAFCNRQSLMFGSIQINPRLSTACVDLISQCLIRNPVQRLQLHQVEEHCWFNSTTPNPVKQFFKRRKH from the exons ATGGCCGACAGAATTCCTCAGAGTGACAAACGATCGAGTAcagtgaacagtgatttaatgactTTAGCGATTTGTTTTGCATCTCAAACAGAAAATAATATGTCAACTGTGTTTTTTACTCGAGAAAATTTGATCACGCCTGTATTTGTCAACAACTATCATCAGAGTGACTCGATGGCTTCTCCTACAACTCCTACCATGTCGAGAAGCCCAACAG AAAACCCAGAGAAACGGAGGAAAGGGAAAAGAGTctctgctttctttaagagagCATGGAAGGCTGCAAAGCGCCCTTTCCTTAGCTGTGACCGGAGCAGAGTGGTTCCCTTTGAACCACAGTCGGATGTCAATGATTTCGAGCATCTGCCTGTTCCAGGTCCCTCCAGGACCGTCACAGCACATGCAGACCTTGAGCCGGTGTTGCTGCCAGGCCAGGTCTGTGAAGAACCtcagccgttgagtgttccgggcccctcCAGAATCAAGCAAACAGCAGAAGTGCCAAATGCAGATCCGGCCCGTCCTGAGTCCTCAACGGCCCTCACAGGTCATGTTGACACTGAgcagatgcgtccgccagtccaggtctgTGACAGTCTTGAGTCGTTGGCTGTTCCTGGAACATCCAGGATCAAGCCAACGACCATCGCAGATCATGTTGACCCTGAgcagatgcgtccgccagtccag gtctgtgaagaacctcagccgttgagtgttccgggcccctcCAGGATCAAGCAAACAGCAGATTCGGCCCAACCTGAGTCCTCAACGGCCCTCAACGGTCATGTTGACACTGAGCTGGTGTGTCTGCCAGGCCAGGTCTGTGAAGATCCTCAGCCAATCAGTGTCCATGGCCCCTCCAATACTAAGAAAATGACGGGTGCAGATTCGGCCTGTCCTGAGTCGCCTCCGTCTGTTCAAGACCCCTCTAAAATTGATGGGACTGATG aaaaaccCAAGAAAGGAAGGAAATGGAAAAGAGTCTCTGCTTTCTTCAAGAGAGTATGGAAGGCTGCGAAGCGTCCTTTCCTGTGCTGTGACACAGATGTAGTCCAGCGTTTTACGCCACAGCCTGAGCCCGAGCTCGAGTCAGACCCAGACCTTGACTCAGAATGTCTGCCAGGCCAGGGTG GATTTGATCTGTCCCAGTTTGAAGTCGGAGACCTGATTGGAAAAGGAGCCTTTGGCGAGGTGTATGTGGCATCTCACAAACGCAGGAAAAGAGTAAAG GTTGCCCTGAAGTGTATGATGAAGAGTCAAGAGGACCGTTATCTGGACGTT GATGGTCATTCCACACCTGTGCTTGCGGAAGTGGCAATGATGCTTAGGTTGATGAATGCACCGCGATGTCCAAACATCATCAGATTACACGACTGGGTTGAGCTTGAGGACAACTTTGTTCTCATTCTGGAGTACGCAGAGTCATGCCAGACCTTGCTTCAGTACATCAAAGATACAGGGGACATTGAAGAAAACCAAGCACGCCGGTTAATGCGTCAGTTGATCCGAGCCGTAATGTTCTGCACCGAGCGTGGAGTTTTCCACGGTGATATACACACGGCGAACATCCTGGTGACTCTACCCCGATTAGAGCTCAAATTGATCGACTTCGGTTGTGCTCAGCCAATTACCCACAAGCCTTTCAATAAAAGTGACTATCGAG GAGCTGGACACGGCATGCCACCTGAGGCTTTGAGGGGTCGTGTATTCCATGCTAACCCGGCATACGTCTGGACAATAGGCATCATGCTGTATGAAATAATGCATGGACGACTGGCCTTTTGTAACAGACAGTCATTAATGTTTGGCTCCATTCAGATAAACCCCAGATTATCCACAG CATGCGTGGACCTGATTTCCCAGTGTTTGATCCGTAATCCAGTTCAACGGCTACAGTTACATCAGGTTGAAGAGCACTGCTGGTTCAATTCAACGACCCCAAATCCTGTGAAGCAGTTCTTCAAGAGAAG AAAACACTAA
- the LOC110438404 gene encoding uncharacterized protein isoform X3: protein MADRIPQSDKRSSTVNSDLMTLAICFASQTENNMSTVFFTRENLITPVFVNNYHQSDSMASPTTPTMSRSPTENPEKRRKGKRVSAFFKRAWKAAKRPFLSCDRSRVVPFEPQSDVNDFEHLPVPGPSRTVTAHADLEPVLLPGQVCEEPQPLSVPGPSRIKQTAEVPNADPARPESSTALTGHVDTEQMRPPVQVCDSLESLAVPGTSRIKPTTIADHVDPEQMRPPVQVCEDPQPLSVPGPSRIKQTAEVPKADPARPESSTALTGHVDTEQMRPPVQVCEEPQPLSVPGPSRIKQTADSAQPESSTALNGHVDTELVCLPGQVCEDPQPISVHGPSNTKKMTGADSACPESPPSVQDPSKIDGTDEKPKKGRKWKRVSAFFKRVWKAAKRPFLCCDTDVVQRFTPQPEPELESDPDLDSECLPGQGGFDLSQFEVGDLIGKGAFGEVYVASHKRRKRVKVALKCMMKSQEDRYLDVDGHSTPVLAEVAMMLRLMNAPRCPNIIRLHDWVELEDNFVLILEYAESCQTLLQYIKDTGDIEENQARRLMRQLIRAVMFCTERGVFHGDIHTANILVTLPRLELKLIDFGCAQPITHKPFNKSDYRGAGHGMPPEALRGRVFHANPAYVWTIGIMLYEIMHGRLAFCNRQSLMFGSIQINPRLSTACVDLISQCLIRNPVQRLQLHQVEEHCWFNSTTPNPVKQFFKRRKH from the exons ATGGCCGACAGAATTCCTCAGAGTGACAAACGATCGAGTAcagtgaacagtgatttaatgactTTAGCGATTTGTTTTGCATCTCAAACAGAAAATAATATGTCAACTGTGTTTTTTACTCGAGAAAATTTGATCACGCCTGTATTTGTCAACAACTATCATCAGAGTGACTCGATGGCTTCTCCTACAACTCCTACCATGTCGAGAAGCCCAACAG AAAACCCAGAGAAACGGAGGAAAGGGAAAAGAGTctctgctttctttaagagagCATGGAAGGCTGCAAAGCGCCCTTTCCTTAGCTGTGACCGGAGCAGAGTGGTTCCCTTTGAACCACAGTCGGATGTCAATGATTTCGAGCATCTGCCTGTTCCAGGTCCCTCCAGGACCGTCACAGCACATGCAGACCTTGAGCCGGTGTTGCTGCCAGGCCAGGTCTGTGAAGAACCtcagccgttgagtgttccgggcccctcCAGAATCAAGCAAACAGCAGAAGTGCCAAATGCAGATCCGGCCCGTCCTGAGTCCTCAACGGCCCTCACAGGTCATGTTGACACTGAgcagatgcgtccgccagtccaggtctgTGACAGTCTTGAGTCGTTGGCTGTTCCTGGAACATCCAGGATCAAGCCAACGACCATCGCAGATCATGTTGACCCTGAgcagatgcgtccgccagtccaggtctgtgaagatcctcagccgttgagtgttccgggcccATCCAGGATCAAGCAAACAGCAGAAGTGCCAAAGGCAGATCCGGCCCGTCCTGAGTCCTCAACGGCCCTCACAGGTCATGTTGACACTGAgcagatgcgtccgccagtccag gtctgtgaagaacctcagccgttgagtgttccgggcccctcCAGGATCAAGCAAACAGCAGATTCGGCCCAACCTGAGTCCTCAACGGCCCTCAACGGTCATGTTGACACTGAGCTGGTGTGTCTGCCAGGCCAGGTCTGTGAAGATCCTCAGCCAATCAGTGTCCATGGCCCCTCCAATACTAAGAAAATGACGGGTGCAGATTCGGCCTGTCCTGAGTCGCCTCCGTCTGTTCAAGACCCCTCTAAAATTGATGGGACTGATG aaaaaccCAAGAAAGGAAGGAAATGGAAAAGAGTCTCTGCTTTCTTCAAGAGAGTATGGAAGGCTGCGAAGCGTCCTTTCCTGTGCTGTGACACAGATGTAGTCCAGCGTTTTACGCCACAGCCTGAGCCCGAGCTCGAGTCAGACCCAGACCTTGACTCAGAATGTCTGCCAGGCCAGGGTG GATTTGATCTGTCCCAGTTTGAAGTCGGAGACCTGATTGGAAAAGGAGCCTTTGGCGAGGTGTATGTGGCATCTCACAAACGCAGGAAAAGAGTAAAG GTTGCCCTGAAGTGTATGATGAAGAGTCAAGAGGACCGTTATCTGGACGTT GATGGTCATTCCACACCTGTGCTTGCGGAAGTGGCAATGATGCTTAGGTTGATGAATGCACCGCGATGTCCAAACATCATCAGATTACACGACTGGGTTGAGCTTGAGGACAACTTTGTTCTCATTCTGGAGTACGCAGAGTCATGCCAGACCTTGCTTCAGTACATCAAAGATACAGGGGACATTGAAGAAAACCAAGCACGCCGGTTAATGCGTCAGTTGATCCGAGCCGTAATGTTCTGCACCGAGCGTGGAGTTTTCCACGGTGATATACACACGGCGAACATCCTGGTGACTCTACCCCGATTAGAGCTCAAATTGATCGACTTCGGTTGTGCTCAGCCAATTACCCACAAGCCTTTCAATAAAAGTGACTATCGAG GAGCTGGACACGGCATGCCACCTGAGGCTTTGAGGGGTCGTGTATTCCATGCTAACCCGGCATACGTCTGGACAATAGGCATCATGCTGTATGAAATAATGCATGGACGACTGGCCTTTTGTAACAGACAGTCATTAATGTTTGGCTCCATTCAGATAAACCCCAGATTATCCACAG CATGCGTGGACCTGATTTCCCAGTGTTTGATCCGTAATCCAGTTCAACGGCTACAGTTACATCAGGTTGAAGAGCACTGCTGGTTCAATTCAACGACCCCAAATCCTGTGAAGCAGTTCTTCAAGAGAAG AAAACACTAA